A section of the Caviibacter abscessus genome encodes:
- the recN gene encoding DNA repair protein RecN: protein MLRELKVNNLAIIKDMQIEFSENFSVFTGETGAGKSIVLDGIAFILGARANTAAIRNNEEKLIVEAVVDLSPKLVEKLKLLEFDVDYDEMQLIIYRELSRDGKSKININGRRATKEMLSKIMSNVIDIVGQHENQYLLNHNYHLELLDGFVDFKDFNIKKIVKEIKELEIKINNLENERKIVTEKKDMYEYSINEIESLNLYSGIDDELEEQYKLIFNSGRIQEAVEKVNFEIDENILHSLSNIVKSISSISSFSSDIENIKEEFIEIENRISSLSYEVNAFSQDELNLEDLDEISDKLNKIKKCKMKYGSSIEEIISYKDNIKEKLLKLEYSFDEIEKLKKLKEKLIDNYEKESKLLSNKRKEIAKKIEDEINKELFDLNMKNASFKVEFNKKEGIFEKGIDEVEFLLKSNVGQDYAKLSKSASGGEISRIMLALKVVFSKVDDLETLIFDEIDTGISGETVKLVAEKLKKISSNVQVICVTHSPNIAASGKEQFLIYKTVENDNTTTGIKKLNYDERVNEIARIISGNNISNALIQHVKEMISDKNE from the coding sequence ATGTTAAGGGAATTAAAGGTCAATAATCTTGCAATAATAAAGGATATGCAAATAGAATTTAGTGAAAATTTCAGTGTTTTTACTGGAGAAACAGGAGCGGGGAAATCTATAGTTTTAGATGGAATTGCCTTTATTTTAGGTGCAAGAGCAAATACAGCTGCAATTAGAAATAACGAAGAAAAATTAATAGTTGAAGCTGTTGTAGACCTTAGTCCAAAATTAGTAGAAAAATTAAAACTTCTTGAATTTGATGTTGATTACGATGAAATGCAGCTTATTATTTATCGTGAACTAAGTAGAGATGGTAAATCAAAAATAAATATAAACGGTAGAAGAGCAACAAAAGAGATGCTTAGTAAAATAATGTCAAATGTTATAGATATAGTTGGACAACATGAAAATCAATATTTATTAAATCATAATTATCATTTGGAACTTCTTGACGGTTTTGTAGATTTTAAAGATTTTAATATAAAAAAAATAGTAAAAGAAATTAAAGAACTGGAAATAAAAATTAATAATCTTGAAAATGAAAGAAAAATAGTAACAGAAAAAAAGGATATGTATGAGTACAGTATTAATGAAATAGAAAGTTTAAATTTATATTCAGGCATTGATGATGAATTAGAAGAGCAATATAAGCTTATATTCAACTCAGGAAGAATACAAGAAGCAGTTGAAAAAGTAAATTTTGAAATAGATGAAAACATACTTCATTCTTTATCAAATATTGTTAAAAGTATATCATCAATAAGTTCATTTTCAAGTGATATTGAAAATATTAAAGAAGAGTTTATTGAAATTGAAAATAGAATTTCATCACTTAGTTATGAAGTAAATGCTTTTAGTCAAGATGAATTAAATTTAGAAGATTTAGATGAAATATCTGATAAATTAAACAAGATAAAAAAATGTAAAATGAAGTATGGAAGCAGTATAGAAGAGATTATTTCATATAAGGATAATATAAAAGAGAAACTTTTAAAACTTGAATATTCTTTTGATGAAATAGAAAAACTAAAAAAATTAAAAGAAAAATTAATTGATAATTATGAAAAAGAATCGAAATTATTAAGTAATAAAAGAAAAGAAATAGCCAAAAAAATTGAAGATGAAATAAATAAAGAATTATTTGATCTTAATATGAAAAATGCAAGTTTTAAAGTTGAATTTAATAAAAAAGAAGGAATATTTGAAAAAGGAATAGATGAAGTTGAATTTTTATTAAAATCAAATGTAGGGCAAGATTATGCTAAGCTAAGCAAAAGTGCTTCAGGTGGAGAAATATCAAGAATAATGCTTGCACTTAAAGTTGTATTTTCTAAAGTTGATGATTTGGAAACTTTAATATTTGATGAAATAGATACTGGAATATCAGGTGAAACTGTAAAACTTGTTGCAGAAAAACTAAAAAAAATATCATCAAATGTTCAGGTTATATGTGTAACACATTCTCCAAATATAGCAGCATCAGGAAAAGAACAATTTTTGATTTATAAAACGGTTGAAAATGACAACACAACTACCGGAATAAAAAAATTAAACTATGATGAAAGAGTAAATGAAATAGCAAGAATAATATCGGGAAATAACATATCAAATGCTCTTATTCAACACGTTAAAGAAATGATAAGTGATAAAAATGAATAG
- the xerA gene encoding site-specific tyrosine recombinase/integron integrase has translation MNRETNLYVKEFIDYLQFEKGLGEKTIISYKVDINSFFKDLQKEYDEIKKEDIYKYIENMKQKFKHNTIQRKVSSIKHFFKFLYINKNIKKDPSNTIKSLQKEKKLPEVLTQEDFEKIIDTFNHEPKNIRDKLILKLLIGSGARISEIINLEVKDIEDNNFEYIRVLGKGSKYRYIPIYENLANELKNYIENVRNLIKKNEKDHKLFPRVRREQFYTTLREHAKLCNIEKRVYPHIIRHSIATMLLKNGADIRMVQELLGHASISTTQIYTHVEKSKLKSIYDNISIGDDIDDNI, from the coding sequence ATGAATAGGGAGACTAATCTATACGTAAAAGAGTTTATAGATTATTTACAATTTGAAAAAGGACTTGGAGAAAAAACTATAATAAGCTACAAAGTAGATATAAATAGTTTTTTTAAAGACTTACAAAAAGAATATGATGAAATAAAAAAAGAAGATATATATAAGTATATAGAAAATATGAAACAAAAATTTAAACATAATACAATTCAAAGAAAAGTGTCGTCTATAAAACATTTTTTTAAGTTTTTATACATTAATAAAAATATAAAAAAAGATCCAAGCAATACAATAAAATCGCTACAAAAAGAAAAAAAGTTACCAGAGGTTTTAACACAAGAAGATTTTGAGAAAATAATAGACACCTTTAATCATGAGCCTAAAAATATCAGAGATAAATTGATATTAAAGCTTTTAATAGGTAGCGGTGCAAGAATTTCTGAAATTATAAACCTTGAAGTTAAAGATATAGAAGATAATAACTTTGAATATATAAGAGTATTAGGGAAAGGCTCTAAATATAGATACATACCAATTTATGAAAATTTGGCAAATGAATTGAAAAACTATATTGAAAATGTAAGAAATTTAATTAAAAAAAATGAAAAAGATCATAAGCTTTTTCCTCGTGTTAGAAGAGAACAATTTTATACGACATTAAGAGAACATGCTAAATTATGTAATATTGAAAAAAGAGTTTATCCACATATAATAAGGCATTCAATAGCAACAATGTTACTTAAAAATGGAGCAGATATTAGAATGGTTCAAGAACTTTTAGGGCATGCCAGTATATCAACTACACAAATATATACTCATGTTGAAAAATCTAAGTTAAAATCAATTTATGATAATATATCAATAGGAGATGATATTGATGACAATATTTGA
- a CDS encoding NAD(+)/NADH kinase has product MKFYILKKDEIDIKEYENMIKNLGFSIDYENPDFILAFGGDGTILRALKTALDLNIPIIPVNFGKLGYMAHIEKDELKDLLINIKKGIYNTSKRYVLECEIENKKYYALNDIVFKDEHVKEYKLFDSDYSITKYRGDGLIISTSTGSTAYAMSAGGSIINPELKIMNIVAIAPQTLSARPLILPPTNLKIKSDSKIYVDGIKVLDNKKCETKINLSDKYVELIESQTKTYYDILKYKLEWRGYK; this is encoded by the coding sequence ATGAAGTTTTATATCTTAAAAAAAGATGAAATTGATATAAAAGAATATGAAAATATGATAAAAAACTTAGGTTTTTCAATTGATTATGAAAATCCTGATTTTATTCTTGCATTTGGTGGAGATGGAACAATTTTAAGGGCATTAAAAACAGCTCTTGATTTAAATATTCCGATAATACCTGTAAATTTTGGTAAATTAGGATATATGGCACATATTGAAAAAGATGAATTGAAAGATTTATTAATAAATATAAAAAAAGGTATTTACAATACAAGTAAAAGATATGTACTTGAGTGTGAAATAGAAAATAAAAAGTATTATGCTTTAAATGATATAGTGTTTAAAGATGAGCATGTGAAAGAGTATAAGCTATTTGACAGTGATTACAGTATAACTAAATATAGAGGAGATGGACTTATAATCTCAACTTCAACAGGCTCTACAGCATACGCTATGTCAGCAGGAGGAAGTATAATTAATCCTGAGTTAAAAATTATGAATATAGTAGCAATAGCGCCGCAAACATTAAGTGCAAGACCTTTAATTTTACCGCCTACGAATTTAAAGATTAAATCAGATTCAAAAATATATGTTGATGGTATAAAGGTACTTGATAATAAAAAGTGTGAAACAAAAATAAATTTATCAGATAAGTATGTAGAATTAATAGAATCTCAGACAAAAACATATTATGATATATTAAAATATAAATTGGAATGGCGAGGATATAAATGA
- a CDS encoding alpha/beta hydrolase fold domain-containing protein: MEIKKQMLDALKHRKPDHFNFYTPYIFEGIDVGKIRSMIGYPSIDLSCNIKEEIINVNGVICHRYYKTQNTKYVLFNIHGGGFYGGGTKVVENNSKYIATHDIHVISIEYTLAPKLQFPNIMYQIYDVIKYFANDYKDCKFGIIGDSAGGHLALNTVCIDVNKYISFLGLYYPVISLESKKNINTENLGENAKASIMFLKSIMPLITKLYLPKEYDKSSLYYNALNMDYLYPKTVIFKAQIDYFNDEIEKFSKKFNVKTYSYTGLSHGFMELLGYLDEVKEVLDVTIKHFKGENV, translated from the coding sequence ATGGAAATAAAAAAACAAATGTTAGATGCTTTAAAACATAGAAAACCAGATCACTTTAATTTTTATACTCCATATATTTTTGAAGGTATAGATGTAGGGAAAATAAGATCAATGATAGGTTATCCAAGTATTGATTTATCTTGTAATATAAAAGAAGAAATAATTAATGTAAATGGTGTAATTTGTCATAGATATTATAAAACTCAAAATACGAAATATGTACTTTTTAATATACATGGTGGTGGTTTTTATGGTGGAGGAACTAAAGTAGTTGAAAATAACTCTAAATATATAGCAACACATGATATACATGTAATATCAATAGAATATACATTGGCCCCAAAGTTACAATTTCCAAATATAATGTATCAAATATATGATGTAATAAAATATTTTGCAAATGATTATAAGGACTGTAAATTTGGTATAATTGGAGATAGTGCAGGAGGGCATCTGGCATTAAATACAGTTTGCATTGATGTAAATAAGTATATATCATTTCTTGGATTATATTATCCTGTAATAAGTTTGGAAAGTAAAAAAAACATTAATACTGAAAATTTAGGAGAAAATGCAAAAGCATCAATAATGTTTTTAAAATCAATAATGCCTTTAATAACAAAACTTTATTTACCTAAAGAATATGATAAAAGTTCTTTGTATTATAATGCACTTAATATGGACTATTTATATCCAAAAACAGTAATTTTTAAGGCACAAATTGATTATTTTAATGATGAAATAGAAAAGTTTTCAAAAAAATTTAATGTGAAAACATATAGTTATACAGGTCTTTCACACGGATTTATGGAACTTTTAGGTTATCTTGATGAAGTTAAGGAAGTTCTTGATGTAACTATAAAACATTTTAAAGGTGAAAATGTATGA
- a CDS encoding methylated-DNA--[protein]-cysteine S-methyltransferase: MKNIYYYTYNTIMGEITIACEDDSIIYLEYGKNINFTGINKRVCLLDEAYNQLTQYFSGKRKKFELKLNPKGTDFQKKVWQALTKIPYGKTVSYYDIACSIGNEKACRAVGMANNKNPISIIIPCHRVIGKNGKMVGYASGIDRKVFLLELESKI; this comes from the coding sequence ATGAAAAATATTTATTATTATACATACAATACTATAATGGGAGAAATAACAATTGCTTGTGAAGATGATAGTATAATATATTTAGAATATGGTAAGAATATAAATTTTACAGGTATAAATAAAAGAGTTTGTTTATTAGATGAAGCATATAATCAACTTACGCAGTATTTTTCAGGAAAAAGAAAAAAATTTGAATTAAAATTAAATCCTAAAGGAACAGATTTTCAAAAAAAGGTATGGCAAGCCTTAACTAAAATACCGTATGGTAAAACTGTCTCTTATTATGATATAGCTTGCAGTATAGGAAATGAAAAAGCTTGTAGAGCTGTAGGTATGGCAAATAATAAGAATCCTATTTCAATAATTATACCCTGTCATAGAGTTATTGGTAAAAATGGTAAAATGGTAGGTTATGCAAGTGGTATTGATAGAAAAGTATTTTTATTAGAACTTGAAAGTAAAATTTGA
- a CDS encoding alpha/beta hydrolase, whose product MKKILMLLLSTLIMSCSLRDLALNSLRIVGDNGIIGKEKMRLLYNYYYSTDKPQKLKGKFGYFLLKHEIKNENVTYYHYFNERSDNLVLMVHGGAFETRLGQQYIELMDDIFSNTRAKFEAYLLDYKTSYKYPSQQKELEALLEHAMKKYKKIILIGDSSGGNIILTTMLKLRDENKKLPDALVLMSAWTDITNSVESRKTRFYDDPIIGNEQFPQSLVNNYYVSEVKDLKNPYVSPIYGSYENFPKTLIHVGNAEVLLDDSLVVYRKMKKVNVDVEISVFDKMFHVFQLINFLPEAQVAYKQIGEFMTSIFEK is encoded by the coding sequence ATGAAAAAAATATTAATGTTATTGTTATCTACATTAATCATGTCATGTAGTTTAAGAGATTTAGCTTTGAATAGTTTAAGAATTGTTGGTGATAATGGAATTATAGGAAAAGAAAAAATGCGTCTTTTGTATAATTATTACTACAGTACGGATAAACCTCAAAAGTTGAAAGGTAAATTTGGTTATTTTTTATTAAAACATGAAATAAAAAATGAAAATGTAACTTATTATCATTATTTTAATGAAAGATCGGATAACTTGGTTTTAATGGTGCATGGAGGTGCTTTTGAAACAAGACTTGGTCAACAGTATATTGAGTTAATGGATGATATATTTTCTAATACTCGTGCAAAGTTTGAAGCATATTTATTGGATTATAAAACGAGTTATAAATATCCTTCACAGCAAAAAGAGTTGGAAGCTTTGCTTGAACATGCGATGAAAAAATATAAAAAGATAATATTAATAGGAGATAGTTCAGGCGGTAATATAATTTTAACAACAATGTTGAAATTAAGAGATGAAAATAAAAAATTACCTGACGCCTTAGTTTTGATGTCAGCTTGGACTGATATAACAAATAGCGTCGAAAGTAGAAAAACAAGGTTTTATGATGATCCTATAATAGGAAATGAACAATTTCCTCAATCATTAGTAAATAACTATTATGTATCGGAAGTTAAAGATTTGAAAAATCCATATGTTTCCCCTATATACGGTTCATATGAAAATTTCCCAAAAACATTAATTCATGTAGGAAATGCAGAAGTCTTATTAGATGACTCTTTAGTAGTTTACAGAAAAATGAAAAAAGTAAATGTAGATGTTGAAATTTCAGTTTTTGATAAAATGTTTCATGTATTCCAGTTAATAAACTTTTTACCTGAAGCACAAGTTGCATACAAACAAATTGGAGAGTTTATGACATCTATTTTTGAAAAGTAA
- a CDS encoding DUF1694 domain-containing protein codes for MEIINDDEILKKIEKEKDRAYSVQAERNRYLGMYKERVILALTDSQVKEKIIYKEVIEACKKKIATKMVLSRAVELKYLKKYMNIASQYELTCKLVDGLSYVGDIALVIASDDALNKQINPFVIPRLQLIKSKGLPDIYYDSLGKKISKKYLKIIKEKLPELADEYEELTFFDKLCGIKCPIEEKLGG; via the coding sequence ATGGAAATAATAAACGATGATGAAATTTTAAAAAAAATAGAAAAAGAAAAAGATAGAGCATATAGCGTTCAAGCTGAAAGAAATAGATATTTAGGTATGTATAAAGAAAGGGTAATATTAGCTTTAACAGATAGTCAAGTTAAAGAAAAAATTATATATAAAGAAGTAATAGAAGCTTGTAAAAAAAAGATTGCAACTAAAATGGTATTATCAAGAGCAGTTGAATTAAAATATTTAAAAAAATATATGAATATAGCCAGTCAATATGAATTAACATGCAAATTAGTTGATGGTCTTTCTTATGTTGGAGATATTGCACTTGTAATAGCAAGTGATGATGCTTTGAATAAGCAAATTAATCCTTTTGTTATTCCGCGGTTGCAACTTATAAAATCAAAGGGTCTTCCTGACATATATTATGATAGCTTAGGTAAGAAAATTAGTAAAAAGTACTTGAAAATAATAAAAGAAAAATTGCCTGAATTGGCAGATGAATATGAAGAATTAACATTTTTTGATAAATTATGTGGGATAAAATGTCCTATTGAAGAAAAACTTGGAGGATAA
- a CDS encoding alpha/beta hydrolase fold domain-containing protein produces the protein MKKILITLFVVILSSCSITDVTINATYVMADNGIISKDSILNIAAGISKIQKKRSTNKDLTLTEKEYKGSKYYEYKKENSDNVVILVHGGAFKLPLHQLYVKVMESVYNNSNKKYEMLLLDYKTEVKYPSQSLELEKILEYAYSKYKKVILMGDSSGGNVILSAIQKQRDENKKLPDGLILLSPWADPSNRVESRVTNFFKDVLFGNEDYPKELLRNKYLSEVKNLDNPYVSPVFGVYNNFPKTLIQVGENEVLFDDSKIIYEKMKKVNVDVKFTVYKKMFHVFQLLQFLPETKQANMEMGQFIDSIF, from the coding sequence TTGAAAAAAATTTTAATAACACTTTTTGTAGTAATTTTATCATCTTGCAGTATAACAGATGTTACTATAAACGCAACATATGTAATGGCTGACAACGGAATAATCAGTAAAGATAGTATACTTAATATAGCAGCAGGTATAAGTAAAATACAAAAAAAACGTTCAACAAATAAAGATTTAACATTAACTGAAAAAGAATATAAAGGTTCTAAGTATTATGAGTATAAAAAAGAAAATTCTGATAATGTTGTTATACTAGTTCATGGAGGAGCATTTAAACTTCCACTTCATCAATTATATGTTAAGGTTATGGAAAGTGTATATAATAATTCAAATAAAAAATATGAAATGCTTCTTTTAGATTATAAAACAGAAGTAAAATATCCAAGTCAAAGTTTAGAATTAGAAAAAATATTAGAATATGCATATAGTAAATATAAAAAAGTAATACTTATGGGAGATAGTTCAGGTGGTAATGTGATTTTATCTGCAATTCAAAAACAAAGAGATGAAAATAAAAAATTACCTGATGGTTTAATACTTTTATCTCCTTGGGCAGACCCAAGTAATAGAGTTGAAAGTAGAGTAACAAACTTTTTTAAAGATGTATTATTTGGTAATGAGGATTATCCTAAAGAATTGCTTAGAAATAAGTATTTATCGGAAGTTAAAAATTTAGATAATCCTTATGTTTCACCAGTTTTTGGAGTATATAATAATTTTCCTAAAACACTTATTCAAGTTGGAGAAAATGAAGTATTATTTGATGATTCAAAAATCATATATGAAAAAATGAAAAAAGTAAATGTAGATGTTAAATTTACTGTATATAAAAAAATGTTTCACGTATTTCAATTGTTACAATTTTTACCTGAAACAAAACAAGCTAATATGGAAATGGGTCAATTTATAGACAGTATTTTTTAA
- the murA gene encoding UDP-N-acetylglucosamine 1-carboxyvinyltransferase encodes MVDGFVITGGNELNGEIAVSGSKNAALPIIIATLVEKGEYIIDNVPNLLDIRVLIKLLEDLGLKVEKLTDSSYKIINNGITKNRAEYEIVKQMRASFLVMGPMVANLKESIVSLPGGCSIGSRPVDIHLKGFEALGVEIKQEHGYIYADSSNLKGQDIAFNFPSVGATQNIMIAATKIKGITRIINAAREPEVVDLGNFLNKMGAKITGLGTNTITIEGVDKLHATNYSIMPDRIEAGTYVIASLVTKGNFKIKNANIEELGVFKATLETMGVKFERDGDYLTVIGKAKDLKPTKIVTQPHPGFPTDMQAQMMLLLSQIKGTSEIEETVFENRFMHIAEFNRMGTKIKAHHSVAVIEGVDELQGTSVMASDLRAGAALVLAGLIAKGETRLNRIYHIDRGYDKLENKLTKLGAKIERQKFDI; translated from the coding sequence ATGGTTGATGGTTTTGTCATAACAGGAGGAAATGAATTAAATGGAGAAATAGCAGTAAGTGGTTCTAAAAATGCTGCTTTACCAATAATAATTGCTACACTTGTAGAAAAAGGTGAATACATTATTGATAATGTACCTAATTTACTAGATATTAGAGTATTGATTAAACTTTTGGAAGATTTAGGGCTTAAAGTTGAAAAGCTTACAGATAGTAGTTATAAAATAATAAATAACGGAATAACTAAAAATCGTGCAGAATATGAAATTGTGAAACAAATGAGAGCTTCATTTTTGGTTATGGGGCCTATGGTAGCAAATTTAAAAGAATCAATAGTTTCTCTTCCTGGTGGTTGTTCAATAGGTTCAAGACCAGTTGACATACATTTAAAAGGATTTGAAGCATTAGGTGTTGAGATTAAACAAGAACACGGATATATATATGCAGATTCAAGTAATTTAAAAGGGCAAGATATAGCATTTAATTTCCCGTCTGTTGGAGCAACGCAAAATATTATGATAGCTGCTACAAAAATAAAAGGAATTACAAGAATAATAAATGCTGCAAGAGAACCAGAAGTTGTGGATTTGGGGAATTTCTTAAATAAAATGGGAGCAAAAATAACGGGTCTTGGAACAAATACAATTACTATTGAAGGTGTTGATAAGTTACACGCTACAAATTATAGTATAATGCCTGATAGAATAGAAGCAGGAACTTATGTTATAGCTTCTTTAGTAACAAAAGGTAATTTTAAAATAAAAAATGCTAATATTGAAGAATTGGGAGTATTTAAAGCTACACTAGAAACTATGGGTGTTAAATTTGAAAGAGATGGTGATTATTTAACAGTAATAGGTAAAGCGAAAGATTTAAAACCTACTAAAATAGTTACACAACCACACCCTGGATTTCCAACAGATATGCAAGCACAAATGATGCTTTTATTATCTCAAATAAAGGGAACAAGTGAAATAGAAGAAACGGTATTTGAAAATAGGTTTATGCACATAGCTGAATTTAATAGAATGGGTACTAAAATTAAAGCACATCACTCAGTTGCTGTAATTGAAGGCGTTGATGAACTTCAAGGAACAAGTGTTATGGCATCAGATTTAAGAGCAGGAGCAGCACTTGTTTTAGCAGGTCTTATTGCAAAAGGAGAAACAAGACTTAATAGAATATATCATATTGATAGAGGATATGATAAATTAGAAAATAAATTAACGAAATTAGGAGCAAAAATAGAAAGACAAAAGTTTGATATATAA